A section of the Cutibacterium granulosum genome encodes:
- the rpsL gene encoding 30S ribosomal protein S12, whose protein sequence is MPTIQQLVRKGRTDKISKNKTPALKGSPQRRGVCTRVYTTTPKKPNSALRKVARVRLSSGIEVTAYIPGIGHNLQEHSMVLVRGGRVKDLPGVRYKIVRGSLDTQGVKGRKQARSRYGAKKEK, encoded by the coding sequence GTGCCAACAATTCAGCAATTGGTCCGCAAGGGCCGTACTGACAAGATCAGCAAGAACAAGACCCCTGCCCTCAAGGGATCCCCGCAGCGTCGTGGCGTGTGCACCCGCGTGTACACCACCACCCCGAAGAAGCCGAACTCGGCCCTCCGCAAGGTTGCCCGTGTTCGCCTGTCGTCGGGTATCGAGGTCACGGCCTACATTCCCGGAATTGGCCACAACCTCCAGGAGCACTCGATGGTGCTCGTGCGCGGCGGTCGTGTGAAGGACCTCCCGGGCGTGCGCTACAAGATCGTCCGCGGGTCCCTCGATACGCAGGGTGTCAAGGGCCGCAAGCAGGCTCGCAGCCGCTACGGCGCCAAGAAGGAGAAGTGA
- the rpsG gene encoding 30S ribosomal protein S7 has product MPRKGAIPKRPVMVDPVYGSPLVSQLVSKILLDGKKTVAQDIVYTALEGCRAKTNTDPVQTLKRALDNIKPSLEVKSRRVGGATYQVPVEVKPARQTTLALRWLVTFSRERREKTMSERLMNEILDASNGLGASVKRREDTHKMAEANRAFAHYRW; this is encoded by the coding sequence ATGCCTCGTAAAGGAGCCATTCCCAAGCGTCCAGTGATGGTCGACCCGGTCTACGGGTCCCCGCTGGTTTCCCAGCTCGTCAGCAAGATCCTGCTCGACGGCAAGAAGACCGTCGCCCAGGACATCGTCTACACCGCCCTCGAGGGGTGCCGTGCCAAGACGAACACCGATCCGGTGCAGACCCTCAAGCGTGCGCTCGACAACATCAAGCCCTCCTTGGAGGTCAAGTCCCGTCGCGTCGGTGGCGCCACCTATCAGGTCCCGGTGGAGGTCAAGCCTGCTCGTCAGACCACCTTGGCGCTGCGCTGGTTGGTGACCTTCTCCCGTGAGCGTCGTGAGAAGACCATGTCCGAGCGTCTCATGAACGAGATCCTGGATGCCTCCAACGGTCTGGGAGCCTCGGTGAAGCGTCGCGAGGACACCCACAAGATGGCCGAGGCCAACCGCGCCTTCGCCCACTACCGCTGGTGA